One region of Alosa sapidissima isolate fAloSap1 chromosome 1, fAloSap1.pri, whole genome shotgun sequence genomic DNA includes:
- the LOC121720580 gene encoding stress-associated endoplasmic reticulum protein 1, giving the protein MVAKQRIRMANEKHSKNITQRGNVAKSTKSNSDDKVSVGPWLLALFIFVVCGSAIFQIIQSIRMGM; this is encoded by the exons ATGGTTGCGAAGCAAAGGATTCGTATGGCTAATGAAAAACACAGCAAAAACATCACACAGAGAGGCAACGTAGCCAAATCGACG AAGAGCAACTCTGATGACAAAGTTTCTGTGGGACCATGGCTTTTGGCTCTCTTCATCTTTGTTGTTTGTGGATCAG CAATTTTCCAAATCATTCAGAGCATACGCATGGGCATGTGA